CtctataaaattgataatttgtGTTGGATTTTTGAGAGTTGTATTAAAACTGAAGCATACACTTTAaagctctttttttatttctatttgatTTTCTTTCATTCTGTTTTTTGAGGCAATTTCTATTTGATAATAATTCACCTCGTCTGTTAGTATTCGTGTAGTAAAGTCTCAACGTCTCTAAGCTcttctacaaaagtcctaagttcCTATGAGCTGTGTACTCTTGTGTGCGCATTCACAATCGCCTAACAGAAGTGTCACAAAGGCCCTTCCAGCTGTGTATTCTAGCCTGGATCACCCGTAGCAGCATTGTTGTTCATTTGTAGAGAGAATCATTGCAGCACTAGTGTGTTCGTTTAGTGATACAGCATCTACTCAGAACAAACCAGAATAATCACGTTTAGACTTTCaattaagtttaattatttgattgtaAATTCATGTAAAAGGGTGATTTCAGCAACATGAGGGCCATCAATAAAGCAGAATTCTAAAAACTGGCAGCTCATTTTGCAGAGAGTTTTGATTAGAGATGGTTTTAACTTGATAGCAATTTGATACCGATAACATTGTCTAATGACCGGATATATTCTACAGAATTTTTACTCTTTTATCTATAAGCATTTCTATTCTACCATTTACAAGAACTCAATTGGCACCTGTACAAGAAAGAATAACCTTGCCTGTTAGAAGTAGGAATATACACTTGTAAGAGGGCTACTAAATGGCTGTTGACGTCGGGTCAGACAACTGGATGGTCTGATCAGGCCACTGTCTCACAAAAGTCTTCCCCGAGGAATTCACATCTAACATAATGGTGTCCCCAGGTTTACAATCTCTGCGAAGAATAGCTTCACTAATCACATCCTCGATCAGACAGGTGACAGCCCTCCTCAGAGATCGCGCACCGTAGCTCTTCTCGTACCCTCGCTTGCACACCAAATCCATGACAGCATCAGACAACTCTAGATGAATCCCTAGGGATAAGAGCCTGCTCTTCACTTCTTGCACCATTATTTTGAAAATCTCCAGCATCTGAAAGTTTCAGAAAAAACGGAAATAAGCCATGAACTCAATCCTAGTCCTATAAGCAATTAATTGTGATGATTGAATGACTGTGAAGTTGTAAACAAACATGTTCGAGTATAATACTTACTGAGTGTGAGTGTTGCATTAGTGATCAACAACTATTATTGGGATACAGAAAAAATCAAAGTACTCTCTCCTCtaatttgctttatttttaaCCAAATCTAGACTGCTCGATCAAGGAAAAGAGAAGCTATGAGAAATTATCAACAGAAGAATAAACCTGGGTTTTTTCCAAAGGTCGGAACACAACCACCTCGTCGATTCGATTGAGTAATTCAGGCCGGAAATATGATTTTAATTCCTCcatcactatggatttcattgCAGCATATGAGCTCGAGTTCTTATCTTCTGCAGTAAAGAAACCTATGCCGCGCCTTCCCTTGATAATTGATGCAGAACCAATATTTGATGTCATGACAATCAGCGTATTTTTGAACGAAGCTGTCCTCCCCTGTTAAAAAGCAGTATAGCAGGTCAAAAAAGGTAAAATCTCAAAATCATAGGAGGTTGTAGGAGTAAAATATATTCTCAGCTTGGGCAACCAATTTAATTGTTTCAATATTTTAGAAACTTGGCTAATGTATTGCATGGCAGGGACGGAGCCCATTGAGACAATGAGATGATTGGCCTATTTTTTAAGTTCTGAcattttatatacataaattttgTTGTCCCTTAATGATTTGCATATAGAATTTCTGTTTGGATagttctaaattattattattattattattttgattaaacaggggtgATAGTTCTAAATTAATTTATCTGTTACCAATACAAACAGCTACGATCTTAAAGCCGAGGCTTGATGAACCATACAGTTATGGAAAAGACACGTTCCTCCTCTAATAACTCTCTCTAGGTATAgctttatcatatatataattatgcgtGGCAATAATCCTTCTTCTCTAAAACGAATATGACAGCTCACCATGACATTTTTTTATCATAAGCTTTTTCCTAAATCAATTAACAGTATATGCATAACACTCATCTTTCCCCTACATTGATCTATCAATAGGTTCAATTAAGCAACAATTTATTGACCGATGAGATAGTAAATCTACCTACATAATTTTGTGACATGATGGTGAAGTTCCAAAAGCAAAGTTTATGCAGCATTCTCAGGCTTTGAAGGAAGAACTCAATATATTGAAAGTTCCAACCTGAGAGTCAGTCAGGTGTCCATCTTCAAATATCTGCAGCAGGATATTTAATATACTGGGGTGAGCTTTCTCTATTTCCTTAAGCAATATTACTGAGAATGGTCTTCTCCGGACTGGCTCCGTCAAAGTACCAGCATCTTCATAGCCTATGTACCCTGGAGGAGATCCTATCAGCTTGCTTACTGCATGCCGTTCCATATATTCACTCATATCCAACCGTAGCACAGCTTCCTCCTATTACACCAAGAAGAAGCATCTCTCAGTCTCAGTAATTGAAGCTTCAGTTCCAGAGAATTGGTGCACAATAGAAAGAATATGAATCATAAAAGATTGTTTTAGACCAAGATGGCAGGACACAAAgaagattttttcttttaatttaaaatagggTGATTCACTATGAATATTCATAGAAGAGagcataaaaattcaaatatctgCTCCATCAAAAATTTGTGAAGTGCCAATGCTAAATACCATCTCTAATAATATCCTGAGAAGACAATAGAAAGGGGAAAATTGGATGTGGAGGGCGTCATTTCTGACTTGTACTTAACAAGCAAGATGACAAGATCATGGGATCATGTTCATCTCACTGAACCTTTGGAACCTGAAAGCATTAATTGGTtccttttgcttttgtttttgtttttcaaaagcATTAACGTCCTTCCCCAACTGAATCTGGATAACAAAACTTCAAAatgtgtaataaaaaaaaaaattttaaaaataagaaaactgGATGACAGGCTGATAACGCGAAAAGAGAAATTTCTTTGCCATCCATATATTACCATGATTCAATGTCCAAAAATTGGTTTAGTATGTAGGGGGCTGGTATCACAGAAAACCGGAAAACAGGAACCATTATTATTGTTTAGCGTCAATGAACTATGTCTACAAGTCAAAACCCAATAGCATCATAATGTGTTTCTTCACCATCCTTCATTTACTGAAGCTAATGGTGCTTCTATATACTCTACACAAAATACATATAGCAATTCTGGACTAAGAGAGGAACTGGCACAATTGATAGGAACATCATTCATGGAGAAATGCCTACAGTTCAATTGTTTTCTGTGCCATAGTATGGTGCATGGCTCCAAACTAACCTAAAATGAAAGATATCTGaacatatagtatatatatatataatatatatatatataatataatatatatatatatatatatctacataaAGAATATTCGCGTATCATGGTTCTGCATAGAATTGATTCAGCGAATGCACacagagtagagagagagagagagagataccgATCTGAAATAGCTCCTTGCAAATGCTTTAATGAGCTCTGTTTTACCAACTCCAGTTGGACCACAGAAGAGCAACACAGAAATTGGTCTGTCAGGATCACTCAGGCCAAGACGTGATCTCTTCACAGCTCGAGATATGGTCCTAATAGCATCATCTTGACCAATAACATGCTTTCTAAGTTCCTGCTCTAAGCCTAAAAGAAGCTTTGTTTCATCTGCCGTCAGATGCTGAACAGGTATTCCAGACCACAAAGAAGCAACTTTGGCTATCTCCTCTGCTCCAACAACAACAGATCTGCACACAAACAGCACAAATTGAAAGAAAGTAAAAGAacttttgaaggaaaaaaaaaaaaattcaaacacaaTTGAAAAAGAAGCAAATATATTACTCTTTATCATGAAATGCGGATGAAATAGATGGTTTGCCCTTCTTGCGGTCAAGCACTGCATTATTGTTCTTATTGTTGCTATTATTTGgagaatatttaaatttatttgctgGTACCTGAATATCACAATAAAGTATTGGaatttcaaatatgttcttATGGATCAAAAACCAATCTATTAATCATTCATAGCACCATAATATTTAAGCCACTACCGCGTAATGCATTGCCTGGACAGCTCTAATCTCCTGCCAGTATTCATTGGGTGGCCTGGACAGTACAGAAGCCTGCTCTTCCTTTTTCCTCTTGAATGCATCCATACGAGCTCTACTACCAGCTTCATCGATGAGATCAATAGCTTTATCAGGGAGATGTCTGTCAGGAATATATCTAGCTGACAAGTATACCGCAGCATTTATGGCTTCTAACGTGTATTTGCACTTGtgataaatttcatatttttcacgTAGGCCCAGCAATATTTTCACAGCATCCTCCTGTCAAATGTTAAAGAAAGACAAATGATAGCTAAGCTACAAAGAACAATAATCACCTCAGCAACTTTGCAGACAAAAGCAGTAGCACTACCCGACTAGGCTCATTTATGAACACTGGCTGGAAGCGGCGAGCGAAAGCTTTATCGTTTTCAAAATGTGTCCTGTGCTCATCAACTGTTGTAGATGCAATGCACTGGCCATACACAAATGATTACTACAGTACACACTAATATAGACAAGCTGAAGTCCTCTAGAATATCAAATATGACTTATTTTAGTACTAGCTTTATTTTCATGCAAGGATCTTTTTCCTACTTAGTTCAGAGAGTTACCTGCAGTTCACCTCTGCCAAGAGAAGGCTTCAATAAGTTAGCCATATCAAGACCTGACCCCTTGTTTCCTCTCCCAACCGCGCCAGTTCCGATAAGATTATGAACCTCGTCAATGAAGAGAATAACATCGCCTGCAAATAATTTCACTAGTATAAGCGACCAAAGAAacattgcttatatacccccaTATTTCAGGGTAGTATCAAATTACCCGCTTTGTTAACTTCTTTTAGTAAACCAGTAAGCCTGGCTTCtaactctcctctctcttttgaaCCTGCTATAAGCAAACCAACATCCAGTGACATTATGCGCTTCTCCTGCATTTAGGATATCAATAAAAGGTCATCAAACTGTGCTAGAATTGTAATTTGAAGGGAGGAGTCAAATCACAGACGTATCAGCAAAATCCCACCAGAAGAAAAATAGGAACATCTCCACTGGTGATGCGAAGCGCTAAGCCTTCGGCAATTGCTGTTTTACCAACaccttgttcacccaaaaggattGGATTGTTTTTCCTTCGTCGGCCTAAGATTTGAACAATTCTTTGGATCTCGGCATCCCGGCCAATTACGGGATCGACAAGCCCGTCGCCAGCCCGTGCATTTAGATCTACACAGAATTGTGCTAATGCGCTTTTCCCTGGAAAATAACTCGATTAAAAATTCTCAATATTTTCCCTGATCTATAGTAAGTAAATTCTACATCGAAACAATCTATAAATGAGATATGGAACCATAGACCTTGGCTTTTCTGGAAAGATTTTAAGTGTGCAGCCTTTCTGGCAGGAGGTTTTGCATGTATTATTTCAGAAGATGCGGCGGATTGTCTACCATCTTTCATTAGTTCCCCTTGAAGCCTAGAGAAAGCCACAGAAGCGAGGTGATTGGGGTCTGCTCCTAAGCTGCAAGGAATGTCCCATTATCAGGCCACCATTTCATTAGCTCTATCGGAAATGATTAGAAGAAACTCACACCCACCATACTTTCAGAAGCACTAAATGAGCTAAACTACCGAGGATGTTTCTCACTAAAGTATTAGGTTTTCATATTCCTGCAGAAAAGATACTGAACAATGATCAGCACGTTATCAGGAATACAGCAGAGATGCGCATATCTGTCAAAGTCGCCCAGCAAACAACTTCGAGATGTTGTATTCGTCTTATTTTGGTAACAATCCGGCGCGGCCTTGCACGCCTAGTAACTATAACCCTGTACAAAGATGCCAAGAGGAAAAGTGTGCAATTTTCCAAGTACGACCGGTGATCCCTGTAAGCAGTTATTATCAGGATCTTAATGGTGTTGCTGTTTCTCCGGACGTTAGAGTTGGTTGAGCTAATTGTATGCAGGAGACACATCTGCGCACGGACATGCTACACATACCAGATAGGTGTGTATCGGATGTAATTAACCGAAGAACCAACACCAACGTCGATCGAGAAATCGTCTCTTAAGCGGCAATGAAGTGAAACATATTTATCAACCAGCGCATCACTTTTCAACCATTTGTTATGACAGCCTAAATCATCTCATAATTCACAAGTGGAAAACACAATCCAGCAGGGACTATCCAGATGCTCCAATAACTTATGCGGCAAATCTCTATTGCCTATTGCTTACTAGAGGACTACATAAAGAGCACGAAACGGACGCCAACTTCAAAGGACAGCGCAGAATGGAATTCAACTTGCGGATACGACGTCGCGACCTTAGTCCAAGGTCAAACTTTTCATTTATCATAGTCACAAAGGAAACACTACTAGAATAATAAAAGTCACGCATATGAATGTCGAAGTAGATACTGTAATGCGCGTATAGCCAACCAACAGGGCGAACAACGAAAGTAACAAGCGGAAATGGTGATTAATGAAGTTATTATACCTCTTGAGGACCTGGGCAGCGCTGCCGTCGTCGGCGACGAAGAGGCCGACGGCAATGTGCTCGGGGGATACAAAATTAGAGCCCATGCCGACGGAGAAGTCGACGGCGGCCTCGAACGCTCGCTTGCAGCTGGCGGAGAAGGGCAAGTAGGCGGCCACGGAGGGAGGGgggaggggcggcggcggcggcggcgacggcggaaaTGGTGACGGCTTGGTGGCCCATAAGGCCCGGACGGCGTCCCTGGCGCGGTCGAGGGTGATGCCGGAGTCGAGGAATCCGAGGGGGGAGGGGTCGACGGCGACGAGgccgaggaggaggtggtgcgTGCGGACGGCGTCGTCGCCGAGGGACCGGGCCTCGCGCTGGGAGGAGACGACGGCCTTCAGCGCGCGCTCCGTGAAGCGCTCGAAGACGGCGGTGACGGGCCCTCGACGGCGATGAGGGCGAGCCGTATGAGGAGGGGCGAAGGCGAGTGGGAGGAGGCGGCCGGCGACGACGGAGCAGCTGCTGAGGCGCAGGGCCGAGGGAGGGAGGTGGAGGGCGGCGGGAGCAAGTCTGAGCTGGAGGATGCTTCGGCAGCAGCTGGAATGGACGGGGAGGacggaagaagagaaagaggaggaggagcgacTACAGCATGCCTCCATCGAAGaagcctcctcctccttcttcttcttcttcttcttcttcttcttcttgcgtTGTATACATGTGCTTTTCTCTCCTCTGTTAGCGTAGAATTTATTCCTTATTTCGTTACTTGTTTTTCATTCAGTTTGTGCTTTCCCTAGGGATCAAGTCGGAGCAAGCTAATGGTTCGGAAGGAAGGAGGGAGCGCAGGGCGGGAGAAAAGcgagggaagaaaagaaagagggaaCGGCAAGGCAAGGGTGCATCAAACCGACTTTTCAGTTAAATGCTTATTTACTGTGAAGCTCGTGcagaatataataaataatactattcttttttttcttttttttttttagagatagatagcgtttattttatttagaaataaacttagctgaaaatatgaatcaactaggattcgaatttagaacctcggataccaaccactaagtcttttgccacttgctctagggatagtcggttttatatttttttaaaaaaaaaacagaaatacTATATCTTCCTACAGATAACAGATTCTAACAACTTTATAAATACATATACTCTGTAATCggtcaaattatttaaaatttaaaattgggaAAGGAGATACAATTCAGTGAAGATACATTTAAATGAGAAAAGAGATAAGTGCctagaattttattattattattattttccttgTAACTTCATCAAAGTATTCTTAAAAGAGTATGTAGACTAGTACTTGCTCGACAATAAACAGGAACCACCACCATACAATGAAAATACTCATTCCAGAGTTTCCCCAGCAACCCTAGTTTATTTAAATTAGTAGAAGCATATATAACAGAGTAACCTGACGATTCCTTTCAAATACAGCACCTGATCGGAAGATTCAACATCTGGCTCAAAAGCATTCAACATAATGTATTTGTAAGGGGCATTTGAGGGTGGGGGAATGAAGCCACTTATTTCAAGTTATAACAACTCCTATAAACAGAGAGAACCTCAGCACCTGAATTTGAGCAGAACGGGTGACGGAGGAAATTCTAATGATCACTATCTAATGCTCTAGTGATCGCTAAGTGCAATAAGCTGGTCCACCACCGTGGGATCAGAGAGAGTACTGGTATCTCCTAGTTCATTTAATTGCCTGGATGCGATCTTCCTCAATATCCTCCGCATGATCTTCCCGCTCCTCGTTTTAGGTAGTCCTGGAGCCCAGTGGATCTTGTCTGGGGCTGCAAAAGCACCAATCTGGccacagagaaaaaaaaaaaaaaaaaaaaaacaatgatttGAATAATGTAAatacaaataaacaaaagaacaatCTCATATTTGAATCATACAGAGTATCTATTCAGGCCGCTCTCTCTGGGAGATGTTGTATCATAAGTAAGTCAACGGGGGAAGGAGTTGGATTTCAATGAAGCATCCAAAAGGAGGAAGTAGATCTACCAGAGAACGAATCCTCCATTTAGATGTTCATTCCATATGTTCATCAAAGAAGTAGGGCAGCATACCATTGATCGCCCTAACTAGAGAAGAAATGAAAGAATACCTGGTTGCGGACTGTTAATATGAGGCTTTTACGTAGTTCTTCACTGTAAGGAACACCCTCCACCAAAGTGACAAAAGCATATATCCCTTGTCCTTTAACCTGAAACACACAAATCATTATGTATTTGATCCATTATTTAAGACTCAAGTTCAGAGATAGTTAGGATCAGAGCGGGAAGCGAGGAGCGGTACCTCATGCTCCACACCAACTACAGCAGCCTCCGCACACTGCGCATGTGAAACGAGGGCTGACTCTACCTCTGCTGTGCCAATACGGTGCCCACTGCCGCCCAACCAAGCATAAAGAAAGTGAAAAGTGAAtccaaattattatatacaagCACTCGAAAGTACTAAAGCTCAACAATGCACGAAGATGTACTTCAATGTACCTAACATTGATGACATCGTCAACTCTTCCAGTGAGCCAATGGTAACCATCCTTGTCCCTGACATATCAAGATTACaagaaaaagtgattttttttttttttttttttgtaggaaAGAAGAAAGTAAATACCCACatgatgtaaaatttacatGTCCAAGGATCTAATATACTTGTAGAGAATGAGAACTCAGACGGCATAATACCAAAGGGATACAATAGAAGACTTGGTCACTTGATTCAATGGAAGAAAGTTACCTCCTGCAGCCATCACCAGAGAAATAATAGCCAGCGAATGGTTTAAAGTATGTGGTCTCATATCTCTCATGATCACCATAAAGCGTTCGAAAAGCCCCAGGCCAAGACTTCTTGATGCAAAGATATCCACTACATTCGCCTTCTAGCTCATTCCCTTTCTCATCAACAATGACCGGCTGGAGAATTTATACACTTTTtgtatcagaaaaaaaaaaatagtagtaatACCCAAAAGTTATCTTCTTTTTGCATTCTTCATCTCATAACAGACCTGAACACCAAAGAAGGGAAAGGTTGCAGAACCAGGCTTCTGCGGCCAAGCGCCGGGTAAAGGTGTAATCTGCAGTAAACATGATTAATTAAGAGAGATTTAATaattaaaggaaaagaaagaagcatAACGGCCAACGTGTTTAGATCCAAATATTGACAATTGCTTAGattaagtttattttataaacaaaagaaaggaCGGTAAAAATTTTCATGATAAACATATCAGGCACCTACCATGATGCCTCCAGTCTCGGTTTGCCACCAGGTGTCTGATATGGGGCATCGTGAGTCCCCGACAACATTAAAAAACCACCTAAGATATAAAAGCCAAACACATAAGGAACCTTAAGTTTAAGATGGAGAAATCTACTCGTGTATTTAGGAGTTTAGGAAGAAATATATGGACCTCCAAGCACTAGGATTGATAGGCTCCCCTACGCTTCCTAGAACACGTAGAGATTTACGGGAGTAGCGAGTGACATACTGCAAAAGAAATGCCCCAAAGAGCAAAAGTTCAAGTTAGACAACTATTAACAATCCATATATGTAAGCATTGCTGTCGATATTCAAAGAATATAACACAAAGAACCAGTGTATCCATTCAGAACATATAAAGACGGGTAAGATAATTCAGGGCCCAAATAGCTACAATTAGGAAGAGGTGTAGTCCAAAAATTTGCAGCTTATTTATGCTTGATTAACAATAGCCAGACCTAATGCATCATAAAGCTTCACATCTCCCTGCAATGTGGGTTGGATCCTCAGATATACATGAAACAATAATTAAACAAGAGCGCCATCTTATGGCGTCAGTCCTAGCGTGCTTAATTGCTTCCTTTGAGTTGTTTCATAGTGTACATTCAACTTTAAGAAGCCAAGAAATGATCTACAAGAAGAAATAATAATACATCTGTTCTTCGATTGATTTGTTTTTATGTGCAGATTCTATTTTAATAAGTCAAGAATAAAAtgaactgcaaaaaaaaaaacaaaaaagaaaaaaataaaaatcatatagCTTGCAGGGACAGGAACTGCTTACGTCATCGCCATCTCGCATAAGAGAACGAATAAGTGTCGGAGCAGTGTAGAATATCGTCACCTTATACTTATCGACAATGTCCCATGAGCGACCGGGGTCTGGGTAGTTTGGAGCCTATAAGAATAATATCTACAATGTATtgtcaaaatgcaaaaaaaaagaattgaagcTCCTGCTTAAAAATtgtgaagaaaaatgaaaaaaaagaacagagaTAAGAGCAAGTCTATCTTGCAAATTGTAGCTGTTTAAAATTGTAGTGCTTTTTGGTTGCTTAATTTATCAAACAATGGGAAGAATTTGGAGCCATACATTTAAGGTTGTAAGCCATAACACTCAAAGTAATGCCATTTCTTTTGCTCCTCAAGATCATTATTCATTCCCTAAATCCTACAAGATGGTATCTGATACATAGACATACCCCTTCATAAACCACGACAGTGGCTCCATTTAAAAGAGGGCCATAGGTAATGTAGCTATGTCCGGTGATCCAACCACAATCGGCAGTGCACCTGATGTTTGGAAGAACAAGGAGTTGAGGTTGTTATAGCATGACAAGCCTTGGAAGATGGTTATTTAGAAGATGAGCTTTAACCAGGAAAATCACCATAATACCAGTATATATCTGTTGGCTTGTAGTCAAATGCATATTTGAATGTTGTTGCAGTGTAGACCATATATCCGCCAGTTGTATGCAAGACACCCTGCATATATATTAATCAATTCTAGGCCGCTATGAATGCTTGGATAAATGAAAATGTCTTGAAACAAGCACCTTCGGCTTCCCAGTGCTTCCACTTGTGTACAAGAGAAATAGCGGATCCTCTGCATCAACCCATTCCACTTCACACTTGGTTGGGAAGTTCGGGACAACATCCTGAGAGTATGGCCACCATTAATGTGTCAAAGCAGTAGAATATGAATTTAATCCAACACATAAACAA
This DNA window, taken from Ananas comosus cultivar F153 linkage group 21, ASM154086v1, whole genome shotgun sequence, encodes the following:
- the LOC109726153 gene encoding chaperone protein ClpD2, chloroplastic-like isoform X2; the protein is MEACCSRSSSSFSSSVLPVHSSCCRSILQLRLAPAALHLPPSALRLSSCSVVAGRLLPLAFAPPHTARPHRRRGPVTAVFERFTERALKAVVSSQREARSLGDDAVRTHHLLLGLVAVDPSPLGFLDSGITLDRARDAVRALWATKPSPFPPSPPPPPPLPPPSVAAYLPFSASCKRAFEAAVDFSVGMGSNFVSPEHIAVGLFVADDGSAAQVLKSLGADPNHLASVAFSRLQGELMKDGRQSAASSEIIHAKPPARKAAHLKSFQKSQGKSALAQFCVDLNARAGDGLVDPVIGRDAEIQRIVQILGRRRKNNPILLGEQGVGKTAIAEGLALRITSGDVPIFLLEKRIMSLDVGLLIAGSKERGELEARLTGLLKEVNKAGDVILFIDEVHNLIGTGAVGRGNKGSGLDMANLLKPSLGRGELQEDAVKILLGLREKYEIYHKCKYTLEAINAAVYLSARYIPDRHLPDKAIDLIDEAGSRARMDAFKRKKEEQASVLSRPPNEYWQEIRAVQAMHYAVPANKFKYSPNNSNNKNNNAVLDRKKGKPSISSAFHDKESVVVGAEEIAKVASLWSGIPVQHLTADETKLLLGLEQELRKHVIGQDDAIRTISRAVKRSRLGLSDPDRPISVLLFCGPTGVGKTELIKAFARSYFRSEEAVLRLDMSEYMERHAVSKLIGSPPGYIGYEDAGTLTEPVRRRPFSVILLKEIEKAHPSILNILLQIFEDGHLTDSQGRTASFKNTLIVMTSNIGSASIIKGRRGIGFFTAEDKNSSSYAAMKSIVMEELKSYFRPELLNRIDEVVVFRPLEKTQMLEIFKIMVQEVKSRLLSLGIHLELSDAVMDLVCKRGYEKSYGARSLRRAVTCLIEDVISEAILRRDCKPGDTIMLDVNSSGKTFVRQWPDQTIQLSDPTSTAI
- the LOC109726721 gene encoding acetyl-coenzyme A synthetase, chloroplastic/glyoxysomal-like isoform X2, with the protein product MAFDQTLTMAPHHRLYLYRSPRSPATSSDLPRSSSSSSSSSPRLIFTRRSSCGGGGAMAASGAGHPLRRRADGMSQLPSAARRIAHHLNAVVRGDSLASGESDPAVVPSPLFSQRALVSSLDQYREMYRRSIEDPAGFWSEIATQFYWKETWDPEVYAENIDVRKGAVSIEWFKGAKTNICYNAVDRNVEGRDGGKVALYWEGNEPGLDGRLTYSELLDRVCQLANYLKHVGVGKGDAVVIYLPMLMELPIAMLACARIGAVHSVVFAGFSAESLTQRIADCRPKVVLTCNAVQRGSKTIFLKDIVDTALGECAKDGVHVGLCLTYENLSAMKRDDTKWQEGRDVWWQDVVPNFPTKCEVEWVDAEDPLFLLYTSGSTGKPKGVLHTTGGYMVYTATTFKYAFDYKPTDIYWCTADCGWITGHSYITYGPLLNGATVVVYEGAPNYPDPGRSWDIVDKYKVTIFYTAPTLIRSLMRDGDDYVTRYSRKSLRVLGSVGEPINPSAWRWFFNVVGDSRCPISDTWWQTETGGIMITPLPGAWPQKPGSATFPFFGVQPVIVDEKGNELEGECSGYLCIKKSWPGAFRTLYGDHERYETTYFKPFAGYYFSGDGCRRDKDGYHWLTGRVDDVINVSGHRIGTAEVESALVSHAQCAEAAVVGVEHEVKGQGIYAFVTLVEGVPYSEELRKSLILTVRNQIGAFAAPDKIHWAPGLPKTRSGKIMRRILRKIASRQLNELGDTSTLSDPTVVDQLIALSDH
- the LOC109726721 gene encoding acetyl-coenzyme A synthetase, chloroplastic/glyoxysomal-like isoform X1 produces the protein MAFDQTLTMAPHHRLYLYRSPRSPATSSDLPRSSSSSSSSSPRLIFTRRSSCGGGGAMAASGAGHPLRRRADGMSQLPSAARRIAHHLNAVVRGDSLASGESDPAVVPSPLFSQRALVSSLDQYREMYRRSIEDPAGFWSEIATQFYWKETWDPEVYAENIDVRKGAVSIEWFKGAKTNICYNAVDRNVEGRDGGKVALYWEGNEPGLDGRLTYSELLDRVCQLANYLKHVGVGKGDAVVIYLPMLMELPIAMLACARIGAVHSVMPAVVFAGFSAESLTQRIADCRPKVVLTCNAVQRGSKTIFLKDIVDTALGECAKDGVHVGLCLTYENLSAMKRDDTKWQEGRDVWWQDVVPNFPTKCEVEWVDAEDPLFLLYTSGSTGKPKGVLHTTGGYMVYTATTFKYAFDYKPTDIYWCTADCGWITGHSYITYGPLLNGATVVVYEGAPNYPDPGRSWDIVDKYKVTIFYTAPTLIRSLMRDGDDYVTRYSRKSLRVLGSVGEPINPSAWRWFFNVVGDSRCPISDTWWQTETGGIMITPLPGAWPQKPGSATFPFFGVQPVIVDEKGNELEGECSGYLCIKKSWPGAFRTLYGDHERYETTYFKPFAGYYFSGDGCRRDKDGYHWLTGRVDDVINVSGHRIGTAEVESALVSHAQCAEAAVVGVEHEVKGQGIYAFVTLVEGVPYSEELRKSLILTVRNQIGAFAAPDKIHWAPGLPKTRSGKIMRRILRKIASRQLNELGDTSTLSDPTVVDQLIALSDH
- the LOC109726153 gene encoding chaperone protein ClpD2, chloroplastic-like isoform X1; the protein is MEACCSRSSSSFSSSVLPVHSSCCRSILQLRLAPAALHLPPSALRLSSCSVVAGRLLPLAFAPPHTARPHRRRGPVTAVFERFTERALKAVVSSQREARSLGDDAVRTHHLLLGLVAVDPSPLGFLDSGITLDRARDAVRALWATKPSPFPPSPPPPPPLPPPSVAAYLPFSASCKRAFEAAVDFSVGMGSNFVSPEHIAVGLFVADDGSAAQVLKSLGADPNHLASVAFSRLQGELMKDGRQSAASSEIIHAKPPARKAAHLKSFQKSQGKSALAQFCVDLNARAGDGLVDPVIGRDAEIQRIVQILGRRRKNNPILLGEQGVGKTAIAEGLALRITSGDVPIFLLEKRIMSLDVGLLIAGSKERGELEARLTGLLKEVNKAGDVILFIDEVHNLIGTGAVGRGNKGSGLDMANLLKPSLGRGELQCIASTTVDEHRTHFENDKAFARRFQPVFINEPSREDAVKILLGLREKYEIYHKCKYTLEAINAAVYLSARYIPDRHLPDKAIDLIDEAGSRARMDAFKRKKEEQASVLSRPPNEYWQEIRAVQAMHYAVPANKFKYSPNNSNNKNNNAVLDRKKGKPSISSAFHDKESVVVGAEEIAKVASLWSGIPVQHLTADETKLLLGLEQELRKHVIGQDDAIRTISRAVKRSRLGLSDPDRPISVLLFCGPTGVGKTELIKAFARSYFRSEEAVLRLDMSEYMERHAVSKLIGSPPGYIGYEDAGTLTEPVRRRPFSVILLKEIEKAHPSILNILLQIFEDGHLTDSQGRTASFKNTLIVMTSNIGSASIIKGRRGIGFFTAEDKNSSSYAAMKSIVMEELKSYFRPELLNRIDEVVVFRPLEKTQMLEIFKIMVQEVKSRLLSLGIHLELSDAVMDLVCKRGYEKSYGARSLRRAVTCLIEDVISEAILRRDCKPGDTIMLDVNSSGKTFVRQWPDQTIQLSDPTSTAI